Proteins found in one Vagococcus carniphilus genomic segment:
- the aspS gene encoding aspartate--tRNA ligase: MEKRTSYCGLISKEHLNQEVTVKGWVQKRRDLGGLIFIDLRDREGIVQVVFNPETSKEALEVADKCRSEYVIGVTGTVVKRESAINPKMKTGEFEIIASDIVIYNEAKTPPFVIDDNQTVNEDTRMKYRFMDIRRPEMFANLKLRHDTSKVIRNYLNDNGFMDIETPYLNKSTPEGARDYLVPSRVHEGHFYALPQSPQTTKQLLMGAGIDKYYQVVRCFRDEDLRGDRQPEFTQVDIETSFLTAEEIQTYTEEMLAKVMREVMNQEITLPFPRMTYDDAMARYGVDKPDTRFAMELIEMKDAVSDIEFKVFQSTLENGGAVKALNAKGAASKYSRKDMDNLGQWLSQFGAKGLAWVKVEEDGLKGPIAKFLVEKQEEIIQATAAEVGDLLMFVADKKEVVAASLGALRNRLGKELELIDEDTFNFLWVVDWPLLEYDEEAGRYAAAHHPFTMPKASDVELLKTAPEKVYAEAYDVVLNGYELGGGSLRIYQRDVQEDMFKALGFTKESAQEQFGFLLDALEYGFPPHGGIALGLDRLIMLLAKKDNIREVIAFPKNNRAVDLMTDAPGLVSKAQMEELHLNIVTDKK; encoded by the coding sequence ATGGAAAAAAGAACAAGCTATTGCGGATTAATATCTAAAGAGCATTTGAACCAAGAAGTAACAGTAAAAGGATGGGTTCAAAAACGCCGAGATTTAGGTGGTTTAATCTTTATTGATTTACGTGATAGAGAAGGCATTGTCCAAGTTGTATTTAATCCTGAAACCTCTAAAGAGGCTTTAGAGGTTGCGGATAAATGCCGTAGTGAATACGTTATTGGTGTAACAGGAACGGTTGTAAAACGAGAAAGTGCTATTAACCCTAAAATGAAAACGGGTGAGTTTGAAATTATCGCTAGTGACATTGTTATCTACAATGAAGCCAAAACACCACCGTTTGTAATTGATGATAATCAAACAGTGAATGAAGACACCCGAATGAAATATCGTTTTATGGATATTAGACGCCCTGAAATGTTTGCTAATTTAAAATTACGTCATGATACAAGCAAAGTCATTCGTAATTATTTGAATGATAATGGCTTTATGGATATCGAAACACCTTATTTAAATAAATCAACTCCAGAAGGGGCACGTGATTATTTAGTTCCGTCACGAGTTCATGAAGGGCATTTTTATGCATTACCTCAATCACCACAAACAACCAAACAATTGCTGATGGGGGCTGGAATTGACAAATATTACCAAGTCGTTCGTTGTTTTAGAGATGAAGATTTACGTGGAGATCGTCAACCAGAATTTACCCAAGTCGATATTGAGACAAGCTTTTTAACAGCTGAGGAAATTCAAACTTATACAGAAGAAATGTTAGCAAAAGTGATGAGAGAAGTCATGAATCAAGAGATTACATTACCATTTCCTCGTATGACTTATGATGACGCAATGGCACGCTACGGTGTAGATAAACCAGATACGCGTTTTGCAATGGAATTAATTGAAATGAAAGATGCTGTATCTGATATTGAATTTAAAGTTTTCCAATCAACACTTGAAAACGGTGGAGCAGTCAAAGCTTTAAATGCTAAAGGAGCTGCTAGCAAATATTCAAGAAAAGACATGGATAATTTAGGTCAATGGTTATCTCAATTTGGTGCAAAAGGATTAGCCTGGGTTAAGGTTGAAGAAGATGGACTGAAAGGACCGATTGCTAAATTCTTAGTGGAAAAACAAGAAGAAATCATTCAAGCAACTGCCGCTGAGGTGGGTGACTTACTAATGTTTGTTGCAGACAAAAAAGAAGTTGTTGCTGCCTCATTAGGTGCTTTAAGAAATCGATTAGGAAAAGAATTAGAGTTAATAGATGAAGACACATTTAACTTCTTATGGGTTGTTGATTGGCCGTTATTAGAGTATGACGAAGAAGCAGGACGTTATGCAGCAGCTCATCATCCATTTACAATGCCAAAAGCAAGTGATGTAGAGCTCTTAAAAACAGCTCCAGAAAAAGTTTACGCAGAAGCATATGACGTTGTTTTAAATGGTTATGAACTAGGAGGAGGTTCTTTAAGAATTTATCAACGTGACGTGCAAGAAGATATGTTTAAAGCGTTAGGTTTTACAAAAGAATCAGCTCAAGAGCAATTTGGCTTTTTATTAGACGCATTAGAGTATGGTTTTCCACCACATGGCGGCATTGCTCTAGGATTAGATCGTTTGATTATGCTGTTAGCGAAAAAAGATAATATTCGTGAAGTGATTGCCTTCCCTAAAAATAATCGTGCAGTTGATTTAATGACTGATGCTCCAGGTCTTGTGTCAAAAGCTCAAATGGAAGAGTTACATTTGAATATTGTCACGGATAAAAAATAA
- a CDS encoding N-acetylmuramoyl-L-alanine amidase — protein sequence MRNSDTSKNTIKLLVFNLIIVGLVIAGFYFMHGTNQIVDVQTIALNVREKPNATSPVLTQVHREDRVTIKEKKKGWYKIQTSEKTEGWVPEWLIFDGTSGPYTYLPAVITQRNTELKKSNSENSKTIDTLKRKQKVFVTLELNGWCRIFVDGNYGWVPTDTIDIRKNQQPKFEVDDTLQVALDNAPLYSKQSESSQITDTLDYAEKIVLKEVSDYWYQVRTDSGKTGYMRSWEITNNKISQKEKRPREPLPEHVIMLDPGHGGNDPGAQTNDGKVFEKNLTLQTAKVVKDKLEAQGYSVLMTRSKDDFVSLSKIARISNESPADIFISMHYDSTGNPNEGSGTTTFYRNKNGRQLAQAVNDQIAAILPLENRGFGTQDYQVLRENEKPAILLELGYINNDTDAAYAQNKKYHKKVAEAIYEGSTNYFLELNKKK from the coding sequence GTGAGAAATTCAGACACAAGTAAAAATACAATTAAGCTTTTAGTGTTTAACCTTATAATAGTCGGTTTAGTCATCGCTGGTTTCTATTTTATGCATGGAACAAATCAAATTGTAGATGTTCAAACAATTGCATTAAATGTTAGAGAAAAGCCAAATGCAACATCTCCTGTTCTAACCCAAGTTCATAGGGAAGACAGAGTAACTATTAAGGAAAAGAAAAAAGGCTGGTATAAAATACAAACTTCTGAAAAAACGGAAGGATGGGTACCAGAATGGCTTATTTTTGATGGCACTTCAGGTCCATATACCTATTTACCTGCTGTTATCACACAGCGAAATACAGAATTAAAAAAATCAAACAGTGAAAACAGTAAAACCATAGACACATTAAAGAGGAAGCAAAAAGTCTTTGTCACTCTAGAATTAAACGGATGGTGTCGAATTTTTGTCGATGGCAATTATGGATGGGTCCCAACAGATACTATTGATATCAGAAAAAACCAACAACCTAAATTTGAAGTTGATGACACACTCCAAGTTGCTCTAGATAATGCGCCTTTGTATTCTAAGCAATCTGAGTCAAGTCAAATAACTGATACTTTAGATTATGCTGAAAAAATAGTTTTGAAAGAAGTCAGTGATTACTGGTATCAAGTTCGTACAGATTCAGGAAAAACAGGTTATATGAGAAGCTGGGAAATAACTAACAATAAAATTAGCCAAAAAGAAAAACGACCTAGGGAACCTCTACCAGAACATGTGATTATGTTAGATCCAGGCCACGGTGGTAATGACCCTGGGGCACAAACAAATGATGGGAAAGTATTTGAGAAAAATTTAACCCTTCAAACAGCTAAAGTCGTTAAAGATAAACTTGAGGCTCAAGGTTATAGCGTCTTAATGACTCGTTCTAAAGATGATTTTGTATCTTTATCAAAAATTGCACGAATTAGTAATGAAAGTCCTGCCGATATTTTTATTAGTATGCACTATGACTCAACTGGTAATCCAAATGAAGGATCAGGAACAACAACATTCTACCGTAATAAAAATGGTAGACAGTTAGCTCAGGCAGTAAATGATCAAATAGCTGCTATTCTACCTCTTGAAAATAGAGGATTCGGCACACAAGACTATCAGGTACTAAGAGAAAACGAAAAACCTGCTATTTTACTTGAATTAGGCTATATCAATAATGATACTGACGCAGCCTATGCTCAAAATAAGAAATACCATAAAAAAGTAGCAGAAGCTATCTATGAAGGTAGTACTAACTATTTCCTTGAACTAAACAAAAAAAAATAA
- a CDS encoding iron-containing alcohol dehydrogenase, whose product MLDYKLEQKVKVLVTNELATTTLDVLNDKGYQKPLIVIDNFLLSTDAIKQLLITLEKNQKDYLIFDKVIPNPPIELVDSGASFFKEHNCDAILAIGGGSVIDAARGMNIVRLLGGSIADYAYDKEITEFCHGLIAIPTTSGTGSELSNALIVTDTIKNEKLAVLSNEIVSEVAILAPELLVSLPKQLTISTGLDAFSHAAEAYTSNLSTPVVDAICEKIMFLIYNYLPLATTDGQNKEARERMMVAAALGGWVLNNGGTHIGHSQAHIIGAKLNIPHGQACAYALPGTLKATASVKPKKIKEIGYILGATFPEGADEAEIGKITSQKYREFRDDVLGLTAFDTLNIKRKDVLALTADVQHERFAGNTPFELSSEIVEELLAEFGL is encoded by the coding sequence ATGTTAGATTATAAATTAGAACAAAAAGTGAAAGTCCTTGTGACTAATGAACTAGCTACAACAACTCTTGATGTTTTAAATGACAAAGGATATCAAAAACCGCTTATTGTGATTGATAATTTCTTACTATCCACAGATGCTATTAAACAATTGTTGATAACTCTAGAAAAAAATCAAAAAGATTATCTTATTTTTGATAAAGTTATCCCCAATCCTCCTATTGAATTAGTGGATAGCGGTGCTTCTTTCTTCAAAGAACATAATTGTGATGCTATTTTAGCAATTGGTGGCGGTAGCGTAATCGATGCTGCTAGAGGAATGAACATTGTTAGACTTCTAGGTGGAAGTATTGCCGATTATGCATATGATAAAGAAATCACTGAATTTTGTCATGGTTTAATTGCTATTCCGACAACTTCTGGAACAGGTAGTGAATTATCGAATGCTTTGATTGTGACAGATACCATAAAAAATGAAAAGTTAGCTGTTTTATCAAATGAAATTGTTAGTGAGGTAGCTATTTTAGCGCCAGAACTACTGGTCTCTCTACCAAAACAATTAACTATATCAACAGGATTAGATGCTTTCTCCCACGCTGCTGAAGCTTATACATCTAACTTATCCACACCTGTTGTGGATGCCATTTGCGAAAAAATAATGTTTTTAATCTATAACTATTTACCACTGGCAACAACTGATGGACAAAATAAAGAAGCACGCGAAAGAATGATGGTTGCTGCAGCACTTGGCGGCTGGGTATTGAATAATGGCGGCACTCATATTGGGCACTCCCAAGCCCATATCATTGGCGCAAAACTAAATATTCCTCACGGCCAAGCATGTGCTTACGCTTTACCTGGTACACTTAAAGCAACAGCTAGTGTTAAACCTAAAAAAATTAAAGAAATTGGTTACATCTTAGGAGCTACCTTCCCAGAAGGAGCTGATGAAGCTGAGATTGGCAAAATCACCTCACAAAAATACCGTGAATTTAGAGATGACGTTTTAGGATTAACTGCTTTTGATACTTTAAACATAAAAAGAAAAGACGTTTTAGCTTTAACAGCGGATGTCCAACATGAACGTTTTGCTGGTAACACGCCATTTGAATTGTCGAGTGAAATTGTTGAAGAATTATTAGCTGAATTTGGACTATAG
- a CDS encoding phosphoribosylanthranilate isomerase: MVKKQIYSIVNYNEAVQTMDAGADHIGLVPMQTGGIPAHRVPFDVVDKIYAECKRRGVKSIAIMLNKDVEEMFFIIKRVNPDIVHIAGMDYTADKSFADRLRKECPGVELMQAVLVDDESAIERAKGYAEYCDYLLTDSGLAKDTGIGASGQTHDWNIDRTIVETVNIPVIIAGGLGPDNVEDCIKQIKPFGVDSLTKTSYKFEDGVTEKNIPKVREFCERADKAAKEIGL; the protein is encoded by the coding sequence ATGGTAAAAAAACAAATTTATTCAATCGTAAATTACAATGAGGCAGTTCAAACAATGGATGCTGGGGCTGACCATATTGGACTTGTGCCAATGCAAACAGGCGGTATTCCTGCTCACCGTGTTCCTTTTGATGTTGTGGATAAAATCTACGCTGAATGCAAACGACGCGGTGTTAAATCAATTGCTATCATGTTAAATAAAGATGTGGAAGAAATGTTCTTTATTATCAAACGCGTTAATCCAGACATTGTTCATATTGCTGGTATGGACTATACTGCTGACAAATCTTTTGCTGATCGTTTACGTAAAGAATGTCCAGGTGTTGAATTAATGCAAGCCGTATTAGTAGATGATGAATCCGCTATTGAGCGAGCTAAAGGCTACGCTGAATATTGTGACTACTTACTAACAGACTCTGGATTAGCTAAAGACACAGGAATCGGTGCCAGTGGTCAAACCCATGATTGGAATATTGATCGTACTATTGTGGAAACTGTTAACATTCCTGTCATCATCGCTGGAGGTCTTGGACCAGATAATGTAGAAGATTGTATCAAACAAATCAAACCATTCGGAGTAGATTCTCTTACAAAGACGTCCTATAAATTTGAAGACGGCGTGACAGAAAAAAATATTCCTAAAGTTCGTGAGTTCTGTGAACGTGCTGATAAAGCAGCTAAAGAAATTGGTTTATAA
- a CDS encoding GIY-YIG nuclease family protein yields MGQSEEHYFYVLCCKDDTFYGGYTTDLNRRLTEHNTGKGAKYTRLSKRRPATIIHHEVFETKSEAMKAEYAFKQLSRKQKEYYLENFSKK; encoded by the coding sequence ATGGGACAAAGTGAGGAACATTATTTTTATGTACTATGCTGTAAAGATGATACTTTCTACGGTGGTTACACAACTGATTTAAACAGACGATTAACAGAGCACAACACTGGAAAAGGTGCTAAATATACACGCTTATCTAAACGTCGACCTGCTACAATAATTCATCACGAAGTCTTTGAAACTAAGAGCGAGGCAATGAAAGCAGAATATGCTTTTAAACAATTAAGTAGAAAACAAAAAGAATATTACTTAGAAAACTTTTCAAAAAAATAA
- a CDS encoding tRNA1(Val) (adenine(37)-N6)-methyltransferase, giving the protein MDNLLKSGERIDQLIARGVKIIQSPDVFSFSLDAVLLAYFASIPKKGTIVDFCSGNGAVALFMAPKTKASITGIELQERLADMGKRSILLNELEEQVTMEQLDIKEVSTKIKSDSVDFITCNPPYFKEQPNSKKNPNPYYAIARHEIHLQLDDVFKSASKLLKMNGKIAMVHRPDRLMDILDSMRNHRIAPKKIQFIYPKVGKEANTILIEGIKDGKTDGLKILPPLYVYGEDNEYLPEIKEMLHGTK; this is encoded by the coding sequence ATGGACAATTTATTAAAAAGTGGCGAACGAATTGATCAACTCATTGCTAGAGGGGTTAAAATCATTCAAAGTCCGGATGTCTTTTCATTTTCTCTTGATGCAGTTCTTCTAGCCTACTTCGCCTCTATCCCCAAAAAAGGAACTATTGTTGATTTTTGTTCTGGAAATGGTGCGGTTGCTTTATTTATGGCACCAAAAACAAAGGCATCCATTACTGGAATTGAGCTGCAAGAGCGTTTAGCTGATATGGGAAAAAGAAGTATTTTACTCAATGAATTAGAAGAACAAGTAACCATGGAACAACTTGATATAAAAGAAGTTAGTACAAAAATAAAAAGTGATTCTGTCGATTTTATTACGTGTAATCCACCTTACTTTAAAGAACAACCAAACAGTAAAAAAAATCCTAATCCTTATTATGCTATTGCAAGACATGAAATTCACTTACAGTTAGATGATGTCTTTAAATCTGCCTCAAAATTGTTAAAGATGAATGGAAAAATCGCAATGGTTCATCGCCCTGATCGATTAATGGATATTTTAGATAGTATGAGAAATCATCGAATTGCACCTAAAAAAATTCAATTTATCTACCCTAAGGTAGGAAAAGAAGCCAATACTATTTTAATCGAAGGAATTAAAGATGGGAAAACAGATGGTCTAAAAATATTGCCACCACTTTACGTTTACGGAGAAGATAATGAATACCTACCAGAGATTAAGGAAATGCTCCATGGGACAAAGTGA
- a CDS encoding class I SAM-dependent methyltransferase produces the protein MFVEYGKLSTKLYEMTKPVGFSIDGDLEYYYDKLKNCSGTILEAGVGTGRMMIPFLQKGLAIEGVDLSKEMLEQCEINMAKADVTGILYQEDLTKLNLNKQYEAIMMPTGSFCLLPREIIQDVLVSFFKHLKESGQLLIDIELPMWFKSDEISVANYPLSEDEGLLFTSTAKEIDWQEQKVSYIHRYEFVEKGIVKETELSHFTLYWYGIKEFEEMLLKTGFSEISYEIGYGKNPQASLITFCAKK, from the coding sequence ATGTTTGTTGAATATGGTAAATTAAGTACTAAACTTTATGAAATGACTAAACCAGTGGGATTTTCAATAGATGGGGATCTTGAATATTACTATGATAAATTGAAGAATTGCTCGGGGACGATTCTAGAAGCAGGAGTAGGAACTGGAAGAATGATGATTCCGTTTTTACAAAAGGGTTTAGCAATCGAGGGTGTTGATTTATCAAAAGAAATGTTAGAGCAGTGCGAGATTAATATGGCTAAAGCTGATGTGACAGGTATCCTTTATCAAGAAGATTTAACGAAATTAAATCTTAATAAGCAATACGAAGCGATTATGATGCCAACGGGTAGTTTTTGTTTGTTACCAAGAGAAATTATCCAAGACGTATTGGTATCATTTTTTAAGCATCTAAAAGAGTCAGGTCAATTATTAATTGATATTGAACTACCAATGTGGTTTAAATCAGATGAAATCAGTGTCGCAAATTATCCGCTATCTGAAGATGAGGGACTATTATTTACGAGTACGGCAAAAGAAATAGATTGGCAAGAACAAAAAGTTTCTTATATTCATCGTTACGAATTTGTTGAAAAAGGAATAGTTAAAGAGACAGAATTATCTCATTTTACGTTGTACTGGTACGGCATAAAAGAATTTGAAGAAATGTTACTAAAAACTGGTTTTTCTGAGATATCTTATGAGATAGGTTACGGAAAAAATCCTCAAGCTTCTTTAATTACGTTCTGTGCAAAAAAATAA
- a CDS encoding lysophospholipid acyltransferase family protein, producing the protein MMYRFLLAVVRFLTFFINTNARYIGRDNLPKEENYVLVGPHRTWYEPLYFAMGAWPKKFSFMAKKELFDNPILGFILKKCHVFPVDRENPGPSAIKTPVKALKNTDLSVMVFPSGSRYSDDLKGGAAVIAKMAKVKIVPAVYQGPVKFSRLWTKRRVTLAFGEPIDISDIKKLDKEGIAEVERRMQKAFKELDNQINPDFVYVKPEKKEKK; encoded by the coding sequence ATTATGTATCGATTTTTATTAGCAGTTGTTCGCTTTTTAACATTTTTTATTAATACAAACGCCCGTTACATAGGTCGAGACAATTTACCTAAAGAGGAAAATTATGTTTTAGTAGGCCCTCATAGAACTTGGTATGAGCCTCTATACTTTGCTATGGGAGCATGGCCAAAGAAATTTTCATTTATGGCTAAAAAAGAGCTGTTTGATAATCCTATTTTAGGTTTTATTTTGAAAAAATGTCATGTTTTCCCAGTAGATAGAGAAAATCCTGGCCCTAGTGCTATTAAAACACCTGTCAAAGCATTAAAAAATACGGATTTAAGTGTCATGGTATTTCCAAGTGGCAGTCGTTATTCGGACGATTTAAAGGGTGGAGCAGCCGTTATAGCTAAGATGGCTAAAGTGAAGATTGTTCCAGCAGTTTATCAGGGGCCTGTTAAATTTAGCCGTTTATGGACTAAACGTCGTGTGACGCTAGCTTTTGGTGAACCAATTGATATTTCAGATATCAAAAAATTAGACAAAGAAGGGATTGCTGAAGTTGAAAGACGGATGCAAAAAGCCTTTAAGGAATTAGATAATCAAATTAATCCTGATTTTGTTTATGTTAAACCTGAGAAAAAAGAGAAGAAGTAA
- a CDS encoding YitT family protein: protein MLKLKTVKEQFIENGYMERISMAVINGMLQAIALNLFWQPGHIYASGVTGLGQIIVTLSEDIGSVQLPMSVVLYALNIPLFILAWFKISKKFTVFTMFSVFMTSFFIQIVPVTTLSKDPIICAIFGGGICGLGVGLALRAGLSSGGLDIVSVTIRKMTGRNVGSLNIIFNACIIMTSGFLFGWPYAFYSAFSIFVNGKVVDMVFTKQKKMQIMIITTKPEAVICEVQKRIRRGITIVNNAEGAFNHNELTILITIITRDQIPILQNAMRDSDPKAFVSISENVTIMGNFYEPLD from the coding sequence ATGTTAAAATTAAAAACAGTTAAAGAACAGTTTATTGAGAATGGGTATATGGAAAGAATATCAATGGCTGTCATCAATGGGATGTTGCAAGCTATCGCCTTAAACTTATTTTGGCAACCAGGCCATATTTATGCAAGTGGTGTAACAGGTTTAGGACAAATTATTGTGACATTATCTGAGGATATTGGAAGTGTTCAGTTACCAATGTCTGTTGTGCTTTATGCATTAAATATTCCGTTATTTATTTTGGCTTGGTTCAAAATTAGTAAAAAATTTACCGTCTTTACAATGTTTTCAGTTTTTATGACGTCGTTTTTTATTCAAATAGTACCGGTGACAACTTTATCAAAAGATCCTATCATTTGTGCTATATTTGGTGGGGGAATTTGTGGGTTAGGTGTTGGTCTTGCTTTAAGGGCAGGGTTGTCTTCTGGTGGATTAGATATTGTTAGTGTAACAATTCGTAAAATGACTGGTCGTAATGTGGGGTCTTTAAATATTATTTTTAATGCATGCATTATTATGACATCAGGTTTTCTATTTGGTTGGCCGTACGCTTTTTATAGTGCTTTTTCAATTTTTGTAAATGGAAAAGTAGTAGATATGGTATTTACCAAGCAGAAAAAAATGCAAATTATGATTATAACGACTAAACCAGAAGCTGTTATATGCGAAGTGCAAAAAAGAATTCGTCGAGGAATTACGATTGTTAATAATGCAGAAGGAGCTTTCAATCACAATGAGTTAACTATTTTGATTACAATCATCACACGTGATCAAATTCCAATTTTACAAAATGCTATGCGTGATTCTGATCCTAAAGCATTTGTTAGTATATCCGAGAATGTAACTATTATGGGGAATTTTTATGAACCGTTAGATTAA
- a CDS encoding PfkB family carbohydrate kinase, with the protein MEDKYIVVVGGLNLDIAGLSDKNYHEKDSNIGKISLSVGGVGQNIAQNLTRLEAPTYLITVYGDDSFGEILEKECQKNQINLDHAEKIPGENSSTYLYVANDQGDMVTAINDMSIVKQMTPRFLEKKLDFINNAEMLVLDGNISQESIEYLAQHVTVPIFVDPVSIAKVGKFRHVLDKIDTIKPNDLEAELLTGVKVIDCETGKEAAHQLNLKGVKNVFISLGKKGILCSRHDEEPTLIPPMAETIISTNGAGDCTMATIAWARFYYGDVLPLKEIGQLSQAAASITVESPLSVSEELNIKNIVHRSTKYMEII; encoded by the coding sequence GTGGAAGATAAGTACATTGTAGTGGTCGGTGGTTTAAACTTAGACATCGCAGGTTTGTCAGATAAAAACTACCATGAAAAAGATTCAAATATTGGAAAAATAAGTTTGAGTGTCGGTGGTGTTGGACAAAATATTGCTCAAAACCTAACTCGTTTAGAAGCACCAACTTATTTAATTACTGTGTATGGTGATGATAGTTTTGGTGAGATTCTAGAAAAAGAATGTCAAAAAAATCAAATCAATCTTGATCATGCTGAAAAAATTCCTGGTGAAAATAGCTCAACTTATTTATACGTAGCAAATGACCAAGGAGATATGGTAACTGCTATCAACGATATGAGCATTGTAAAACAAATGACTCCTCGTTTTTTAGAAAAAAAATTAGATTTTATCAACAACGCTGAAATGCTTGTACTTGATGGTAATATTTCTCAAGAATCCATTGAATACTTAGCACAGCATGTCACTGTTCCTATTTTTGTTGACCCTGTCTCTATTGCTAAAGTTGGAAAATTTAGGCATGTCCTTGATAAAATTGATACGATTAAACCAAATGACCTCGAAGCAGAACTTTTAACTGGTGTTAAAGTAATCGATTGTGAAACTGGAAAAGAAGCTGCCCATCAATTAAATTTAAAAGGTGTTAAAAATGTTTTTATTTCTTTAGGAAAAAAAGGCATACTATGTTCTCGGCATGACGAGGAACCAACTTTAATTCCTCCAATGGCAGAGACTATTATTAGTACAAATGGTGCTGGTGATTGTACTATGGCAACTATTGCCTGGGCTAGATTTTATTATGGCGATGTTTTACCTCTAAAAGAAATCGGTCAATTGTCTCAAGCTGCTGCAAGTATTACTGTAGAGTCACCTCTTTCAGTATCAGAAGAGTTAAATATCAAAAATATCGTCCATCGATCTACGAAATATATGGAAATTATTTAA
- a CDS encoding PhzF family phenazine biosynthesis protein has product MTLPVYVASAFSKNQNGGNKAGVVLNQETLTVNQKMSIAKQLGYAETAFVTESEIADFKIEYFTPKEEVDLCGHATIGSFTILMHLNKLTKNNYTIETKSGVLTITIKDDVIFMEQNTPTFYETIDSNELRDCFDINDIDTHYPIQIVSTGLKDILVPIKSEKQLSELTPNFEKIKEISEQYDVIGAHLYTFDETRIICRNFAPLYDINEEAATGTSNGALACYLYEKHELVRDTYVFEQGYSLNSPSEILVKLETTEQKKIKKVYVGGRGFYCETKSLSL; this is encoded by the coding sequence ATGACTCTACCCGTTTATGTAGCAAGTGCATTCAGTAAAAATCAAAATGGTGGTAATAAGGCTGGTGTAGTACTCAATCAAGAGACATTAACTGTTAATCAAAAAATGTCGATTGCCAAACAATTAGGCTATGCAGAAACTGCGTTTGTCACAGAATCTGAAATAGCTGATTTTAAAATTGAATACTTTACACCAAAAGAAGAAGTTGATTTATGTGGACATGCAACCATTGGCTCATTTACTATATTGATGCATTTAAATAAATTAACTAAAAATAATTATACCATCGAAACAAAGAGTGGTGTTCTTACGATTACGATTAAAGATGATGTGATCTTCATGGAACAAAACACACCTACTTTTTACGAAACAATTGATTCAAATGAATTGAGAGATTGTTTTGATATCAATGACATCGATACTCATTATCCCATTCAAATTGTATCGACTGGTTTAAAAGATATATTAGTACCCATCAAAAGTGAAAAACAATTAAGTGAATTAACACCTAACTTTGAAAAAATTAAAGAAATTAGCGAACAATATGATGTTATCGGGGCTCATCTTTATACGTTTGATGAAACACGAATCATCTGCCGTAATTTTGCACCTCTTTATGATATCAATGAAGAAGCAGCAACAGGCACTTCAAATGGAGCACTTGCTTGCTATCTTTATGAAAAACATGAGCTTGTTAGAGATACTTATGTATTTGAACAAGGCTACTCTCTAAACTCACCTTCTGAAATACTAGTTAAGCTAGAAACAACGGAGCAAAAAAAAATTAAAAAAGTTTACGTTGGTGGTAGAGGTTTTTACTGTGAAACCAAATCTTTAAGTTTATAA